Proteins encoded by one window of Torulaspora delbrueckii CBS 1146 chromosome 2, complete genome:
- the TDEL0B07680 gene encoding uncharacterized protein, with translation MLPSLLLCLLGVASAIPMNPNDDNGKTAVSILRRSTSDVSGITKMCPDLNFEWHAMNTNTMPYYMDLLSVVNVDGNVYELTIHVKGKEQIPLKYLWSLKIIGINGPQGTKQLYGKNENTYIIDNPTDFTTTVQIYGQTYNGDDCKVAMPPFQIQYEYLQGDAAQYSQSXXKWGTTAFDLMTGCNADNNGNSNADFPLWYWNNPKCSPSSTTSSSTSSAPSSSTSSVPTSSSSSTPVKPSSSTSSVPTSSSSSTPVKPSSSSSSTPVKPSSSTSSVPTSSSSSTPVKPSSSTSSAPKSFSVSSSHQPSTLPTRNTTSIYPTSSTQTSSVPCETSTYITTRNGYPVTETTTYTVPCETSTYITTRNGTPVTETTTYRAPRETTAYVTTNNGVPFTYETTEVVELPTTVGLESTSEGLAFTSSTTQGSVPIKSSMSVEASGSQGAIQSGVGSTINSLSIIEGAGHKLNAGITGLLFMASFLLL, from the coding sequence ATGCTTCCCTCTCTGCTCCTGTGCCTTCTAGGAGTTGCCTCTGCAATTCCTATGAACCCcaatgatgacaatggCAAGACTGCTGTGAGCATCCTTCGCCGCTCAACTTCTGATGTGTCTGGAATCACTAAAATGTGTCCTGACCTGAACTTTGAATGGCATGCAATGAATACTAATACCATGCCTTATTATATGGATTTGTTATCTGTTGTTAATGTTGATGGTAACGTTTACGAGCTTACCATCCACGTCAAAGGAAAGGAACAAATTCCCTTGAAATATCTttggtctttgaaaattattGGTATCAATGGTCCACAGGGTACTAAACAACTTTATGGTAAGAACGAAAATACCTATATCATTGACAACCCAACAGATTTCACTACCACAGTTCAAATTTATGGTCAAACGTATAACGGTGATGATTGTAAAGTTGCCATGCCTCCATTCCAAATCCAGTATGAATACTTACAAGGTGATGCAGCACAATATTCTCAAAGTTNNNGAAAGTGGGGTACAACTGCTTTTGACTTGATGACTGGTTGTAACGCAGACAACAACGGCAATTCTAATGCTGACTTTCCGCTATGGTATTGGAATAATCCTAAGTGCTCTCCAAGCTCCACTACATCCAGCTCCACTTCTTCTGCGCCATCCAGCTCTACTTCTTCTGTACCAACCAGCTCAAGCTCAAGCACTCCTGTTAAGCCATCCAGCtccacttcttctgtcCCAACCAGCTCAAGCTCTAGCACTCCTGTGAAACCATCCAGCTCTAGCTCAAGCACTCCTGTGAAACCATCCAGCtccacttcttctgtcCCAACCAGCTCAAGCTCTAGCACTCCTGTTAAGCCATCCAGCTCTACTTCTTCTGCCCCAAAAAGCTTTTCGGTTTCATCAAGCCATCAGCCATCAACCTTGCCTACGAGAAACACTACTTCCATTTACCCAACTAGTTCAACTCAGACTTCTAGCGTCCCATGCGAGACCTCCACCTACATTACAACTAGGAATGGTTACCCAGTGACTGAGACTACCACTTACACTGTTCCATGTGAGACCTCCACCTACATTACAACTAGGAATGGTACCCCAGTGACTGAGACTACCACTTACAGAGCTCCGCGCGAGACCACCGCGTACGTCACTACAAATAATGGTGTACCTTTCACTTACGAAACCACTGAAGTCGTAGAACTTCCAACAACTGTAGGCCTTGAATCTACCAGCGAAGGTTTAGCATTTACCAGCTCAACTACTCAGGGTAGCGTGCCAATCAAAAGCTCCATGAGCGTCGAAGCAAGTGGCAGTCAGGGTGCCATTCAAAGTGGTGTCGGAAGTACCATTAACTCATTATCAATTATCGAAGGTGCAGGCCACAAACTAAATGCTGGAATCACTGGTTTGTTGTTCATGGCTTCCTTTTTACTATTATGA